The following are from one region of the Streptococcus sp. 1643 genome:
- a CDS encoding DUF1129 domain-containing protein: MSQIDLQKLTKKNQEFIHIATQQFIKDGKTDAEIKAVFEEVIPKILEEQAKGTTARSLYGAPTHWAHSFTVKEQYEKEHPKENDDPKLMIMDSALFITSLFALVSALTTFFSTDQAIGYGLITLLLVGLVGGLAFYLMYYFVYQYYGPDTDRSQRPPFWKSILVILASMVLWLVVFFATSFLPTSLNPVLAPLPLAILGAALLALRFYLKKRFNIRSASAGPSRY; this comes from the coding sequence ATGTCTCAGATTGATCTACAAAAATTAACTAAGAAAAACCAAGAGTTTATCCACATCGCTACCCAACAATTTATCAAAGATGGTAAAACAGACGCTGAAATCAAGGCCGTCTTTGAGGAAGTCATTCCTAAAATCCTTGAAGAGCAAGCCAAAGGAACGACAGCTCGTTCCCTCTACGGCGCTCCAACTCACTGGGCCCATAGCTTCACTGTCAAGGAGCAATATGAAAAAGAGCATCCAAAAGAAAATGACGATCCAAAACTCATGATTATGGACTCAGCCCTTTTTATCACTAGTCTCTTTGCATTAGTTAGCGCTCTGACTACCTTCTTCTCTACAGATCAGGCTATTGGCTATGGGTTGATTACCCTCTTGTTGGTTGGACTTGTAGGAGGACTTGCCTTCTACTTGATGTACTACTTTGTCTACCAGTATTATGGACCAGACACAGACCGTAGCCAACGTCCTCCATTCTGGAAATCAATCCTCGTTATCCTGGCCTCTATGGTCCTTTGGTTGGTTGTCTTCTTTGCAACAAGCTTCCTACCAACCAGCCTCAATCCAGTCCTTGCTCCATTGCCTTTGGCTATCCTGGGAGCTGCCCTTCTCGCCCTTCGCTTCTATCTCAAGAAACGTTTCAACATCCGAAGTGCAAGCGCGGGCCCATCACGTTATTAA
- a CDS encoding DNA-3-methyladenine glycosylase I — translation MPKRCGWVKMNNPLYLAYHDEEWGQPLHDDRALFELLCMETYQAGLSWETVLNKRQAFREAFHGYQIQAVAEMTDGELEALLENPAIIRNRAKLFATRANAQAFLQIQKTFGSFDAYLWSFVKGKTIVNDVPDYHLAPAKTALSEKLAKDLKKQGFKFTGPVAVLSFLQAAGLVDDHENDCEWKGN, via the coding sequence ATGCCAAAACGCTGTGGTTGGGTAAAAATGAATAATCCCTTATATCTAGCCTATCATGATGAGGAGTGGGGGCAACCCCTTCATGATGACCGCGCTCTTTTTGAACTGCTCTGTATGGAGACTTATCAGGCTGGTCTGTCTTGGGAAACGGTACTCAACAAACGCCAGGCTTTCCGAGAAGCATTTCATGGCTATCAAATTCAAGCGGTCGCGGAAATGACAGATGGGGAGTTGGAAGCCTTGTTAGAGAATCCAGCCATCATCCGAAATCGTGCCAAGCTCTTTGCGACGCGTGCCAACGCCCAAGCATTTTTACAAATCCAGAAAACCTTTGGCTCTTTTGATGCTTATCTCTGGTCCTTTGTTAAGGGGAAAACGATCGTGAATGATGTTCCTGACTATCACCTAGCACCTGCTAAAACAGCCTTGTCTGAAAAATTGGCTAAAGATCTAAAAAAACAAGGATTCAAGTTCACAGGCCCAGTTGCCGTTTTATCTTTTCTACAAGCAGCAGGGTTAGTTGATGACCACGAGAATGATTGTGAGTGGAAGGGGAATTAA
- a CDS encoding helix-turn-helix domain-containing protein has protein sequence MMKLAEKLFELRKEKGWSQEKLAEQINVSRQSISKWESGQVLPEIEKIIELSKIFQVTTDYLLLDENSEKGSTAVTLEEDKDNYYKEVKSYGLWQVIYIFVLALAIYLFLAGSSLPAEFTAWIWLTFVLLIASAIAINKTLKTKQRYLDKVIGPENPSDKDDSTKP, from the coding sequence ATGATGAAACTCGCAGAAAAACTATTTGAACTCAGAAAGGAAAAAGGTTGGTCCCAAGAAAAGCTAGCTGAACAAATCAATGTTTCTCGGCAAAGCATCTCAAAATGGGAGTCTGGACAAGTCCTTCCTGAAATCGAAAAAATCATTGAATTAAGCAAGATTTTCCAAGTGACAACTGACTATCTACTTCTGGATGAAAACTCTGAAAAAGGTTCCACAGCAGTGACCTTGGAGGAAGACAAGGACAACTACTATAAAGAGGTTAAATCCTATGGTCTCTGGCAAGTGATTTATATTTTCGTCTTGGCTCTGGCTATCTATCTCTTTTTAGCCGGTTCGAGTTTACCAGCCGAATTCACTGCCTGGATTTGGCTGACCTTCGTTCTTTTGATTGCTTCAGCAATTGCGATTAACAAGACTCTCAAAACCAAACAACGTTATCTTGATAAGGTAATTGGTCCTGAGAATCCTTCCGACAAAGACGACTCTACAAAACCTTGA
- a CDS encoding S66 peptidase family protein: MVSTIGIVSLSSGIIGENFVKHEVDLGLQRLKDLGLNPVFLPHSLKGLDFSKDHPEARAEDLMQAFSDDSINMILCAIGGDDTYRLLPYLFENDQLQKVIKPKIFLGFSDTTMNHLMLHKLGVKTFYGQSFLADICELDKEMLPYSFHYFKELIETGRISEIRPSDVWYEERTDFSPKALGTARISHVNTGFDLLQGNTQFEGEILGGCLESLYDIFDNSRYVDSTELCQKYKLFPDLSDWEGKILLLETSEEKPEPENFKKMVLALKETGVFEVISGLLVGKPMDEAFYDDYKEALMSIVDSNIPIVYNLNVGHATPRAIVPFGVYAYVDAKEQVIRFDYNKK; the protein is encoded by the coding sequence ATAGTTTCTACTATTGGTATTGTTAGTTTGTCTAGTGGCATTATCGGAGAGAATTTTGTCAAACACGAAGTCGACTTGGGTCTCCAACGTCTCAAGGATTTGGGACTCAATCCTGTCTTTTTGCCCCATTCGCTAAAAGGGTTAGACTTTAGCAAGGACCATCCGGAGGCACGTGCAGAGGATTTGATGCAGGCCTTTTCTGATGATAGCATCAACATGATCCTATGTGCCATCGGTGGGGATGATACCTATCGCTTGCTACCTTATCTTTTTGAAAACGACCAGCTTCAAAAGGTTATCAAGCCAAAGATTTTTCTTGGCTTCTCGGATACTACTATGAACCACCTTATGTTGCACAAACTAGGGGTCAAGACTTTTTATGGGCAATCCTTTCTAGCAGACATTTGTGAATTGGACAAGGAGATGTTGCCCTATAGCTTTCACTACTTTAAAGAACTGATTGAGACTGGAAGAATCTCAGAAATCCGCCCTAGCGACGTTTGGTATGAGGAACGAACTGATTTTAGTCCCAAGGCCCTGGGAACAGCTCGTATCAGTCATGTAAATACAGGCTTTGATTTGTTACAAGGAAATACCCAGTTTGAGGGAGAAATTCTCGGCGGTTGCCTTGAATCCCTCTATGATATCTTTGACAATTCTCGATACGTAGATAGCACGGAGCTCTGCCAAAAGTACAAACTCTTCCCTGACTTATCCGACTGGGAAGGAAAGATTCTTTTGTTAGAAACAAGCGAAGAGAAGCCTGAGCCGGAAAACTTCAAAAAGATGGTGCTGGCTTTGAAAGAAACTGGGGTATTTGAGGTCATCAGTGGACTCTTGGTCGGAAAGCCAATGGATGAAGCCTTCTATGACGACTATAAAGAGGCACTAATGAGCATCGTTGACAGCAATATCCCAATTGTCTATAATCTAAACGTTGGGCACGCCACACCAAGAGCCATTGTACCCTTTGGCGTCTATGCTTATGTGGATGCAAAAGAGCAAGTCATTCGCTTTGACTATAACAAAAAATAA
- the ruvA gene encoding Holliday junction branch migration protein RuvA, with protein MYEYLKGIITKITAKYIILEANGIGYILHVANPYAYSGQVNQETQIYVHQVVREDAHLLYGFRSEDEKKLFLSLISVSGIGPVSALAIIAADDNAGLVQAIETKNITYLTKFPKIGKKTAQQMVLDLEGKVVVASDDLPSKVAVQTSAENQELEEAMEAMLALGYKATELKKIKKFFEGTTDTAENYIKSALKMLVK; from the coding sequence ATGTACGAATATCTAAAAGGAATCATTACCAAAATCACTGCTAAATATATCATCCTTGAGGCAAATGGTATCGGTTATATCTTGCATGTAGCCAATCCCTATGCCTACTCAGGTCAGGTCAATCAAGAAACTCAGATTTATGTGCACCAAGTTGTTCGTGAGGATGCCCATCTGCTCTACGGTTTTCGCTCAGAAGATGAGAAAAAGCTCTTTCTCAGTCTGATCTCGGTCTCAGGGATTGGTCCTGTGTCAGCTCTTGCTATCATCGCAGCTGATGACAATGCTGGCTTGGTTCAAGCGATCGAGACTAAGAACATCACCTACTTGACCAAGTTCCCTAAAATTGGCAAGAAAACAGCCCAGCAGATGGTGCTGGACTTGGAAGGCAAGGTAGTCGTGGCTAGTGATGACCTTCCTTCCAAGGTCGCAGTACAAACCAGCGCTGAAAACCAAGAACTGGAAGAAGCTATGGAAGCCATGCTGGCACTGGGCTACAAGGCGACAGAGCTCAAGAAAATCAAGAAATTCTTTGAAGGAACGACAGATACAGCTGAGAACTATATCAAGTCGGCCCTTAAGATGTTGGTCAAATAG
- a CDS encoding MFS transporter, which translates to MKEFFALPKQIQMREWMSFVARILESAITPFMAMYYVQYFGAFWAGLLMITTKLIGFLAGLYGGHLADLWGRKKVIDWGNFGLASGYFLVLLANMPNHIFPFLTFVGMLLAETAGTFSWPAIDAMIIDLTDEQNRRFVYTISYWFVNVSVMLGAGLAGFFYDHHFFELLLVLTVISFLNFFLAWKYFSESKPANLVFEHGSSPLATVKNYVSVFQDKIFLLYTLGTVFNGVIWLQIDNYIPVHLKESFIASSIFGIHISGAKMLSIMVFINTLIIVCFITTANRLTKEMKLIPQFLLGSIIFDLGMLFTIVFRSFWALFLLAILYTMGELICMPPSQVLRAEMMNENKLGTYSGFLNMAQPLASILAGAMISISAATGAVGVWLVFIVCAVLGLLLIIRAAHLQGIANQL; encoded by the coding sequence ATGAAAGAATTTTTTGCCCTCCCCAAGCAAATTCAAATGCGGGAATGGATGAGCTTTGTAGCACGGATTTTAGAGAGTGCCATTACTCCTTTTATGGCCATGTACTATGTTCAATATTTTGGAGCCTTTTGGGCGGGGTTATTGATGATCACAACCAAACTCATTGGTTTTTTAGCTGGGCTGTATGGTGGACATTTGGCGGATCTTTGGGGACGTAAGAAAGTCATTGACTGGGGAAACTTTGGTCTTGCGAGTGGCTACTTTCTTGTGCTGCTGGCAAATATGCCTAATCATATTTTTCCCTTTTTGACTTTTGTCGGAATGTTGCTGGCAGAGACCGCAGGAACTTTCTCTTGGCCGGCTATTGATGCGATGATTATTGATTTGACCGACGAGCAAAATCGCCGTTTCGTTTATACGATTAGTTATTGGTTTGTCAATGTATCCGTTATGTTAGGAGCAGGGCTTGCAGGTTTCTTTTACGACCACCATTTTTTTGAGTTGCTTCTGGTTTTGACGGTGATTAGCTTCTTGAATTTTTTCCTCGCTTGGAAATATTTTTCAGAAAGCAAGCCAGCTAATCTGGTCTTTGAGCATGGTAGCAGTCCTTTGGCAACTGTGAAAAATTATGTTTCTGTTTTTCAGGACAAAATTTTCCTACTTTATACGTTAGGGACTGTATTTAATGGTGTTATCTGGTTGCAAATTGACAATTATATACCCGTTCATTTGAAAGAGTCATTCATCGCGAGTAGTATTTTCGGTATTCATATTTCAGGAGCTAAGATGCTCAGTATCATGGTCTTTATCAATACCCTGATTATTGTTTGCTTCATAACGACTGCCAATCGTTTGACCAAGGAAATGAAGCTCATACCGCAGTTTTTATTGGGAAGTATTATCTTTGACTTGGGTATGCTTTTCACCATTGTCTTCAGGAGTTTCTGGGCTCTGTTTTTGCTAGCCATTCTCTATACTATGGGGGAACTCATCTGCATGCCGCCAAGCCAAGTTTTGCGGGCGGAAATGATGAATGAGAATAAGCTCGGAACCTACTCAGGTTTCCTTAATATGGCGCAGCCTTTAGCGTCTATTTTAGCGGGGGCGATGATTTCTATCAGCGCTGCAACAGGTGCTGTAGGTGTTTGGCTCGTTTTTATTGTGTGTGCAGTACTTGGGTTGCTTCTTATCATCAGAGCAGCGCATTTACAAGGAATTGCAAATCAATTATAG
- a CDS encoding SemiSWEET family transporter, producing the protein MTKQKINQIVGSIGAFIGIIVFIAYIPQIFANLQGNKAQPFQPLSAAVSCLIWVIYGWTKEPKKDWILIIPNSAGVVLGGLTFLTAL; encoded by the coding sequence ATGACTAAACAAAAAATAAATCAAATTGTCGGTTCAATCGGGGCCTTTATCGGGATTATTGTATTTATCGCCTACATCCCACAAATTTTTGCCAATTTACAAGGCAACAAAGCTCAACCATTCCAGCCTTTATCCGCAGCAGTATCTTGTTTAATTTGGGTTATTTATGGATGGACAAAAGAACCTAAGAAGGATTGGATACTAATTATTCCAAACTCAGCTGGCGTTGTCTTAGGTGGACTGACATTTCTTACTGCACTATAA
- a CDS encoding magnesium transporter CorA family protein, with the protein MKQVFLSTTTEFKEIDTLEPGTWINLVNPTQNESLEIANAFDIDIADLRAPLDAEEMSRITIEDEYTLIIVDVPITEERNNRTYYVTIPLGIIITEETIITTCLESLPVLDVFINRRLRNFYTFMRSRFIFQILYRNAELYLTALRSIDRKSEQIESQLHKSTRNEELIELMELEKTIVYFKASLKTNERVIKKLTSATSNIKKYLEDEDLLEDTLIETQQAIEMADIYGNVLHSMTETFASIISNNQNNIMKTLALVTIVMSVPTMIFSAYGMNFKDNEIPLNGEPHAFWLIVFIAFAMSVSLTLYLIHKKWF; encoded by the coding sequence ATGAAACAAGTTTTTCTCTCAACAACAACTGAATTTAAAGAGATCGACACGCTTGAACCGGGTACTTGGATCAACCTCGTCAATCCTACACAAAATGAATCACTGGAAATTGCCAATGCCTTTGACATTGACATCGCTGACCTTCGAGCACCGCTCGATGCGGAAGAAATGTCCCGTATTACCATCGAAGATGAGTATACTTTGATCATCGTGGACGTTCCCATCACAGAGGAAAGAAACAATCGTACCTACTACGTTACGATTCCGCTGGGGATTATCATCACCGAGGAAACCATTATCACCACCTGCTTGGAATCCCTCCCCGTTCTCGATGTCTTTATCAACCGTAGACTGCGCAATTTCTACACCTTCATGCGTTCACGCTTTATCTTCCAGATTCTCTATCGCAACGCCGAACTTTACCTTACGGCCCTTCGTTCGATCGACCGTAAGAGTGAACAAATCGAAAGTCAACTTCACAAATCCACTCGAAACGAAGAGCTGATCGAGCTCATGGAATTGGAAAAGACCATCGTCTATTTCAAGGCCTCACTGAAGACGAACGAGCGCGTGATTAAGAAATTGACTAGCGCAACTAGCAATATCAAGAAATACCTAGAAGACGAAGACCTACTCGAAGACACTCTGATTGAAACCCAACAGGCCATCGAGATGGCAGATATCTATGGAAATGTCCTTCACTCTATGACAGAGACCTTTGCCTCTATCATTTCCAATAACCAGAACAATATCATGAAAACTTTGGCTCTCGTGACCATTGTCATGTCTGTCCCAACCATGATCTTCTCAGCCTATGGGATGAACTTCAAGGATAATGAAATCCCTCTGAACGGTGAGCCGCACGCCTTCTGGTTAATCGTCTTTATCGCCTTTGCTATGAGTGTTTCGCTCACTCTCTATCTCATCCATAAAAAATGGTTCTAA
- a CDS encoding CPBP family intramembrane glutamic endopeptidase has protein sequence MMSNKNKGILIFAILYTVLFVFDGVKLLAFLMPSAIANYLVYVVLALYGSFLFKDRLIKQWNEIRKTKRKFFFCVLTGWLFLFLMTFVFEFVSEMLKQFFGLVGQGLNQSNIQSTFQEQPILIAVFACIIGPFVEELFFRQLLLHHLQKRLSSWLSILLVGLVFALTHMHSLALSEWVSAVGYLGGGIAFSIIYVKEKENIYYPLVVHMLGNSLPLIILVISSM, from the coding sequence ATGATGTCTAACAAAAATAAGGGAATTCTGATTTTTGCGATTCTCTATACAGTTCTCTTTGTATTTGATGGAGTTAAATTGCTGGCTTTCTTGATGCCATCTGCTATTGCAAATTATCTAGTTTATGTAGTACTAGCTCTATATGGCTCTTTCTTGTTTAAGGATCGATTGATCAAACAATGGAATGAGATTAGAAAGACTAAAAGGAAATTCTTCTTTTGCGTCTTAACAGGATGGCTCTTTCTCTTTCTGATGACTTTTGTCTTTGAATTTGTATCAGAGATGTTGAAGCAGTTTTTTGGGCTAGTCGGACAAGGTCTAAACCAGTCGAATATTCAAAGTACCTTTCAAGAACAACCAATACTGATAGCAGTTTTCGCCTGTATCATAGGACCTTTTGTGGAAGAACTCTTTTTCCGTCAGCTCTTGTTACATCACTTGCAGAAACGTCTGTCAAGTTGGCTAAGCATTCTTCTGGTAGGACTTGTTTTTGCTCTGACTCATATGCACAGTTTGGCTTTATCAGAGTGGGTCAGTGCAGTCGGTTATCTAGGTGGAGGCATTGCCTTTTCTATCATCTATGTGAAAGAAAAAGAGAATATTTATTATCCTCTAGTTGTTCATATGTTAGGCAATAGCCTTCCCTTGATTATTTTAGTTATCAGTAGTATGTGA
- the uvrA gene encoding excinuclease ABC subunit UvrA, translating into MQDKIVIHGARAHNLKNIDVEIPRDKLVVVTGLSGSGKSSLAFDTLYAEGQRRYVESLSAYARQFLGNMEKPDVDAIDGLSPAISIDQKTTSKNPRSTVGTTTEINDYLRLLYARVGTPYCINGHGAIKASSVEQIVDKVLELPERQRLQILAPVIRKKKGQHKSVIEKIQKDGYVRVRVDGEVYDVTEVPELSKSKQHNIDVVVDRIVIKEGIRSRLFDSIEAALRIAEGYVIIDTMDDSELLFSEHYACPVCGFTVPELEPRLFSFNAPFGSCSECDGLGIKLEVDVDLVVPDTSKTLREGALAPWNPISSNYYPNMLEQAMTAFGVKMDKPFEDLSEEDKNLILYGSDGKEFHFHYENEFGGVRDIDIPFEGVVNNIKRRYHETNSDYTRTQMRLYMNELTCGTCHGYRLNDQALSVRVGGEQGPHIGEISDLSIADHLELVSQLTLSENEAIIARPILKEIKDRLTFLNNVGLNYLTLSRSAGTLSGGESQRIRLATQIGSNLSGVLYILDEPSIGLHQRDNDRLIASLKKMRDLGNTLIVVEHDEDTMREADYLIDVGPGAGVFGGEIVAAGTPKQVARNSKSITGQYLSGKRAIPVPEERRAGNGRFIEVTGARENNLQNITARFPLGKFIAVTGVSGSGKSTLINSILKKAIAQKLNRNSDKPGKFKTITGIEHVDRLIDIDQSPIGRTPRSNPATYTGVFDDIRDLFAQTNEAKIRGYKKGRFSFNVKGGRCEACSGDGIIKIEMHFLPDVYVACEVCHGTRYNSETLEVHYKEKNISQVLDMTVNDAVEFFQHIPKIQRKLQTIKDVGLGYVTLGQPATTLSGGEAQRMKLASELHKRSTGKSFYILDEPTTGLHTEDIARLLKVLARFVDDGNTVLVIEHNLDVIKTADHIIDLGPEGGVGGGTIIATGTPEEVAANEASYTGHYLKGKLHHE; encoded by the coding sequence ATGCAAGATAAAATTGTGATTCATGGGGCGCGTGCCCATAACTTAAAAAATATTGATGTGGAGATTCCGCGAGACAAGCTAGTTGTTGTGACTGGTTTGTCAGGGTCTGGGAAATCCAGTCTGGCCTTTGATACCCTCTATGCGGAGGGCCAACGTCGCTATGTAGAGAGTTTGTCAGCCTACGCTCGCCAGTTCTTGGGCAATATGGAAAAACCAGATGTGGATGCCATTGATGGTCTCAGCCCAGCTATTTCCATCGACCAGAAAACCACCAGCAAAAACCCTCGTTCGACCGTGGGAACGACGACTGAAATCAATGACTATCTGCGTCTCCTCTACGCACGTGTGGGGACGCCTTACTGTATCAACGGACACGGGGCTATCAAGGCTTCTTCTGTGGAGCAAATCGTTGATAAGGTCTTAGAATTGCCAGAACGCCAACGCTTGCAGATTTTGGCCCCTGTTATCCGCAAGAAAAAAGGACAACATAAGAGCGTCATTGAAAAGATTCAGAAAGATGGCTATGTTCGTGTCCGAGTGGATGGGGAAGTCTATGATGTGACCGAAGTGCCTGAACTGTCTAAGAGCAAGCAACACAATATCGATGTTGTGGTCGACCGTATTGTCATCAAGGAGGGCATTCGTAGCCGTCTCTTTGACTCCATTGAGGCTGCCCTTCGTATCGCAGAAGGTTATGTGATTATCGACACTATGGACGATTCGGAGTTGCTCTTTTCTGAGCACTATGCCTGTCCAGTTTGTGGTTTTACCGTACCAGAGTTAGAGCCTCGTCTCTTCTCCTTTAATGCTCCTTTTGGCTCATGCAGTGAGTGTGACGGTTTGGGCATCAAGCTGGAGGTGGATGTTGACTTGGTGGTTCCTGATACCAGCAAAACTTTGCGTGAGGGAGCATTAGCACCTTGGAATCCTATTTCATCCAACTACTATCCAAACATGCTTGAGCAGGCCATGACAGCCTTTGGAGTGAAAATGGATAAGCCCTTTGAGGACTTGTCAGAAGAAGATAAAAACTTGATTCTCTACGGGTCTGATGGCAAGGAATTCCATTTCCACTATGAAAATGAATTTGGCGGTGTGCGCGATATTGACATTCCTTTTGAGGGGGTTGTCAATAATATCAAGCGTCGTTACCATGAGACTAACAGTGATTACACGCGCACCCAGATGCGCCTCTACATGAATGAGCTGACCTGCGGAACTTGCCACGGCTACCGTCTCAATGACCAGGCCTTGTCTGTTCGTGTGGGTGGGGAGCAAGGACCACATATCGGTGAAATTTCGGACCTGTCTATCGCAGACCATTTGGAATTAGTGAGCCAGCTGACCTTATCTGAAAATGAAGCCATCATCGCCCGTCCTATTCTCAAGGAAATCAAGGATCGCTTGACCTTCCTCAATAATGTGGGACTCAACTATTTGACTCTGTCACGTTCGGCAGGAACCCTATCAGGTGGAGAGAGTCAGCGTATTCGCTTGGCGACTCAGATTGGGTCTAACCTATCAGGTGTCCTCTATATCTTGGATGAGCCATCGATTGGTCTCCACCAGAGGGATAATGACCGCCTGATTGCTAGTCTGAAAAAGATGCGTGACTTGGGCAATACTCTCATCGTGGTGGAACACGATGAAGATACCATGCGCGAGGCGGATTATCTGATTGATGTTGGTCCGGGTGCTGGTGTTTTTGGTGGAGAGATTGTCGCTGCAGGAACGCCCAAGCAGGTGGCTCGCAACAGCAAGTCTATCACAGGCCAGTACTTATCAGGAAAACGAGCGATTCCAGTACCAGAAGAGCGCCGTGCCGGAAATGGTCGTTTTATCGAAGTGACAGGTGCGCGTGAGAACAACTTGCAAAATATCACTGCTCGCTTTCCGCTAGGAAAATTCATCGCAGTGACAGGTGTATCAGGTTCAGGAAAATCGACCTTAATCAACAGCATCCTCAAAAAAGCCATTGCCCAGAAGCTAAACCGTAATTCAGACAAACCTGGTAAATTCAAGACCATCACAGGGATTGAGCATGTAGACCGTTTAATTGATATTGACCAGAGCCCCATTGGACGAACGCCGAGGTCCAACCCAGCTACCTATACGGGAGTTTTTGACGATATACGTGACCTCTTTGCCCAGACAAATGAAGCTAAGATACGAGGCTACAAGAAGGGCCGTTTCAGTTTTAACGTCAAGGGTGGTCGTTGCGAAGCCTGCTCAGGTGACGGGATTATCAAGATCGAGATGCACTTCTTGCCAGATGTTTACGTGGCTTGTGAAGTCTGCCACGGGACTCGCTACAACAGTGAAACCCTTGAAGTTCACTACAAGGAAAAAAATATCTCGCAGGTCTTGGATATGACCGTCAACGATGCGGTGGAATTCTTCCAACACATTCCTAAGATTCAACGTAAACTCCAGACCATCAAGGATGTAGGGCTGGGCTATGTAACGTTAGGACAACCAGCTACCACCCTTTCAGGTGGAGAAGCCCAGCGTATGAAGTTAGCTAGTGAGCTCCACAAACGCTCGACAGGAAAATCCTTCTACATTCTGGATGAGCCGACGACAGGGCTTCATACCGAGGATATCGCTCGCTTGCTCAAGGTTTTAGCTCGCTTTGTCGACGATGGCAATACTGTTCTCGTCATTGAGCACAATCTGGATGTCATCAAGACGGCAGACCATATCATCGATTTGGGACCTGAGGGCGGTGTCGGTGGCGGAACCATCATCGCAACAGGAACTCCAGAAGAAGTAGCGGCCAATGAAGCCAGCTACACAGGACACTATTTGAAAGGAAAGTTACATCATGAATAA
- a CDS encoding TfoX/Sxy family protein, with product MAYSQSLAQQIRKILALKLPPQIFEEELEEKKLFGGLAFMIRGKMVLTVSSRKDELVMVRIGKEMEKQVLPRTGARTTLMRGRPYHGYIDLDIEGQKELPYWIDLALSYNQELTK from the coding sequence ATGGCATATAGTCAATCCTTAGCTCAGCAGATTCGAAAAATTCTAGCGCTCAAACTTCCTCCCCAAATTTTCGAAGAAGAGTTAGAAGAAAAGAAACTGTTTGGTGGCCTTGCCTTTATGATTCGTGGGAAAATGGTCCTTACAGTCAGTTCCAGAAAAGACGAGCTGGTTATGGTGAGAATTGGCAAAGAAATGGAAAAGCAAGTTCTACCCCGAACAGGAGCTCGTACTACATTGATGAGAGGGCGACCTTATCATGGCTATATAGACCTAGATATCGAAGGTCAAAAAGAACTTCCTTACTGGATTGATTTAGCTCTCTCCTATAATCAAGAGTTGACCAAGTAA